In Psychrobacter sp. P11G3, a single genomic region encodes these proteins:
- a CDS encoding NAD-dependent succinate-semialdehyde dehydrogenase, translated as MSHALQLSNPDLLKQSCFIKDGWHAASDEAVLDVNNPFNGELIGTVPSLTTEDVNEAVAYAHDVQADWAAKTAKERAELLQKWADLIDANKEDLAIIMTAEQGKPLTESRGEVGYANSFIRWFAEEGKRVYGDVIPANSTQLRHVVLKQPVGVCAAITPWNFPAAMITRKVAPALAAGCTIIVKPATETPYSALALGVLAEQAGIPAGVIQVVTGKSSVIGDILTGDARIHKLSFTGSTEVGRTLMAQCAPTIKKLSLELGGNAPFIVFDDADLEKAAAGLIASKYRNAGQTCVCANRVYVQDSIKDKFLDVFVKKVAELKVGNGLEEGVDIGPLINKKALDKVQALLKDALDKGAKLVTGGSVNDASELTYNPTVITDISSDMDIASEEIFGPIATIFTFKDEAEVIRAANDTIYGLAAYFYSSDYARSWRVTEGLEYGIIGHNTGLISTEVAPFGGVKQSGFGREGSKYGIEDYITTKYWCSDIT; from the coding sequence ATGTCACACGCGCTGCAGTTATCAAATCCAGATTTACTCAAACAATCTTGCTTCATTAAAGACGGCTGGCATGCTGCTAGTGATGAAGCTGTGCTTGATGTCAACAATCCTTTTAATGGCGAGCTCATTGGTACTGTACCAAGTCTTACCACAGAAGATGTCAACGAAGCCGTTGCTTATGCTCATGACGTCCAAGCAGACTGGGCAGCAAAAACAGCCAAAGAGCGTGCAGAGTTATTGCAAAAGTGGGCGGATCTAATCGATGCCAATAAAGAAGATTTGGCCATCATTATGACCGCTGAGCAAGGCAAGCCACTAACTGAGTCACGTGGTGAAGTAGGTTATGCCAACAGCTTTATCCGTTGGTTTGCCGAAGAAGGTAAACGCGTCTATGGTGATGTGATTCCTGCCAATAGCACACAGCTACGTCATGTCGTTCTTAAGCAGCCGGTTGGTGTTTGTGCCGCTATCACGCCTTGGAACTTTCCAGCTGCGATGATCACGCGCAAAGTTGCTCCTGCGCTCGCAGCAGGCTGTACGATTATTGTCAAACCAGCCACCGAGACACCGTATTCGGCATTGGCACTGGGTGTATTGGCAGAACAAGCGGGTATTCCAGCTGGCGTTATTCAGGTTGTAACCGGTAAGTCTTCTGTCATCGGCGACATCCTAACGGGTGATGCACGCATTCATAAGCTGTCATTCACAGGTTCTACAGAAGTAGGCCGTACGCTGATGGCACAATGCGCGCCGACTATTAAGAAGCTATCGTTAGAGTTGGGTGGCAATGCGCCATTTATCGTCTTTGATGATGCCGATCTAGAGAAAGCCGCTGCTGGTTTAATCGCTTCTAAATATCGTAATGCTGGTCAGACCTGTGTCTGCGCCAACCGAGTATACGTTCAAGACAGCATTAAAGATAAATTCTTAGATGTCTTTGTCAAAAAAGTCGCTGAATTAAAAGTAGGTAACGGCTTAGAAGAAGGCGTAGATATCGGTCCTCTTATCAACAAAAAAGCGTTAGATAAAGTTCAAGCCTTGCTAAAAGACGCGCTAGATAAAGGCGCAAAACTGGTCACTGGTGGTAGTGTCAATGACGCTTCAGAACTGACTTATAATCCAACGGTTATCACAGATATTAGTAGCGATATGGACATCGCTTCTGAAGAAATCTTTGGACCAATTGCAACCATCTTTACTTTCAAAGACGAAGCAGAAGTTATCCGTGCTGCTAACGATACTATCTATGGCTTGGCCGCTTACTTCTATAGTAGTGACTATGCACGTTCATGGCGCGTTACCGAAGGTCTTGAGTACGGCATCATCGGTCACAACACGGGTTTGATTTCTACAGAAGTTGCCCCATTTGGCGGTGTGAAGCAGTCTGGCTTTGGCCGTGAAGGTTCAAAATACGGTATCGAAGACTATATCACGACCAAATACTGGTGCTCTGATATCACCTAA
- a CDS encoding acyl-CoA dehydrogenase, with the protein MATSTSPRFDWEDPFLLRDQLTEEERMVTDSARQFFQKELMPGIIEANRNENFDRNIMRQMGEMGLLGVTIEGYGCAGLSSVAYGLIAKEVEAVDSGYRSAMSVQSSLVMHPIWAYGTEEQRERYLPKLASGEYVGCFGLTEPDSGSDPSSMSTRARAVDGGYELTGNKMWITNSPIADVFVVWAKDDAGEIRGFVLDKGMKGLSAPKIEGKFSLRASVTGEIVMDKVFVPEANAFPDIRGLKGPFGCLNKARYGIAWGSMGAAEFCWKAARQYTLDRKQFGRPLAATQLVQLKLANMQTEITLGLQAALRVGRLMDEDNAAPEMISLIKRNNCGKALDIARIARDMHGGNGISDEFHVIRHVMNLEAVNTYEGTHDIHALILGRAQTGIQAFF; encoded by the coding sequence ATGGCAACATCTACCAGCCCACGCTTTGATTGGGAAGATCCTTTTTTACTACGTGACCAGCTCACTGAAGAAGAGCGCATGGTCACAGACAGCGCGCGTCAGTTTTTTCAAAAAGAGCTGATGCCTGGCATTATTGAGGCCAATCGCAACGAGAATTTTGATCGTAATATCATGCGTCAAATGGGTGAGATGGGTTTGCTTGGTGTCACGATTGAAGGTTATGGTTGTGCTGGCTTATCGAGTGTTGCCTATGGTCTGATTGCCAAGGAAGTGGAAGCCGTTGATTCGGGCTACCGTTCAGCGATGAGCGTACAGTCAAGCTTGGTTATGCATCCTATTTGGGCGTACGGTACTGAAGAACAGAGAGAGCGTTATCTACCTAAGCTTGCTTCGGGTGAGTATGTTGGCTGCTTTGGTTTGACTGAGCCAGATTCGGGCTCTGACCCTTCGTCGATGTCGACGCGTGCGCGTGCAGTCGATGGCGGTTATGAACTGACGGGCAATAAAATGTGGATCACCAACAGTCCTATCGCAGACGTATTTGTCGTCTGGGCAAAAGATGATGCTGGCGAGATTCGTGGTTTTGTCTTAGACAAAGGCATGAAAGGCTTATCTGCGCCGAAAATCGAAGGCAAGTTCTCACTACGTGCATCAGTCACGGGTGAGATTGTCATGGACAAAGTATTCGTCCCTGAAGCCAATGCTTTCCCAGATATCCGTGGTCTAAAAGGACCATTTGGCTGCTTAAATAAAGCCCGTTATGGTATCGCTTGGGGTTCGATGGGTGCGGCTGAATTCTGCTGGAAAGCCGCCCGTCAGTACACACTCGATCGTAAGCAGTTTGGTCGTCCGCTAGCCGCAACGCAGCTGGTACAGTTGAAGCTGGCCAATATGCAGACAGAAATCACATTAGGTCTACAAGCGGCACTACGTGTCGGTCGTCTGATGGATGAAGACAATGCAGCACCTGAAATGATTTCACTTATTAAGCGTAATAACTGCGGCAAGGCGCTTGATATCGCTCGCATCGCTCGTGACATGCATGGCGGTAACGGTATCTCTGACGAATTCCATGTCATCCGTCACGTGATGAACTTGGAAGCCGTCAACACTTACGAGGGTACACATGATATTCATGCGCTTATCCTAGGCCGTGCCCAGACAGGCATTCAAGCGTTCTTCTAA
- a CDS encoding IclR family transcriptional regulator → MSSTAVPALDKTFQILDLITDSSQPLTAAHIAKELGLPRSSTHNILQSLLTKHVIYKDPESRFYLGSYLMYWAGKYEQQQGVTQLFKDLIVQYPVLLQHTVTLSKLDLGEVVFLACHESPAPLGFTFRAGVRVPAVFSATGKAMLSTLSMDNIKSLYKDEFPTPMTQHGVKNFTDLSAELAATQKSRLSLDDGQLRDGMYCLGTYIRNASGNAVAGMAVSFLQGEYESKRAEVSAVLIELAEQIEQHLGFNPNAER, encoded by the coding sequence ATGAGCTCGACTGCCGTGCCTGCGCTAGACAAAACGTTTCAGATTTTGGACTTGATTACCGATAGCTCACAGCCTCTGACAGCGGCTCATATCGCAAAAGAGCTTGGGCTACCGCGTAGCTCCACTCACAATATTTTGCAGAGTCTATTGACCAAACATGTCATTTACAAAGACCCTGAAAGCCGTTTTTATTTGGGTTCATATTTGATGTATTGGGCTGGGAAATATGAGCAACAACAAGGCGTCACCCAGTTGTTTAAAGATTTGATTGTGCAGTATCCGGTACTTCTTCAGCACACAGTTACCTTATCCAAACTGGATTTAGGAGAGGTGGTATTTTTGGCATGCCATGAGTCGCCTGCTCCGCTTGGCTTTACCTTTCGTGCAGGTGTTCGTGTGCCTGCCGTGTTTTCTGCAACTGGCAAGGCTATGCTATCTACGTTGTCGATGGACAACATCAAATCGTTATATAAAGATGAGTTTCCGACACCTATGACCCAGCATGGGGTCAAAAATTTTACGGATTTATCCGCTGAGCTTGCAGCGACTCAGAAAAGTAGATTGTCACTCGATGATGGACAGTTGCGCGATGGAATGTATTGCTTGGGCACTTATATTCGTAATGCATCAGGCAATGCAGTTGCTGGTATGGCAGTGAGTTTTTTGCAAGGAGAGTATGAGTCTAAACGAGCTGAGGTCAGTGCGGTATTGATTGAATTAGCGGAGCAAATTGAGCAGCATTTAGGCTTTAACCCTAATGCTGAAAGGTAG
- a CDS encoding APC family permease — protein MSELKKSLGVFDIIALAFGAMVGWGWVVLAGSWIISAGIWGAISAFLIGGLVVVLIGVTYAELAASMPITGGEHTYTHRALGVNVSFICSWSILFGYFSVVAFEAVALPTVVEYIIPNYSQGYLWNIAGWDVYATWAAVGMLGSIIVTWLNIRGMEVSAWFQKLAVVGIFCVGILLFVGALMFSPETSNTVQAPNFIGGMGGIMTVMVMVPFLFVGFDVIPQAAEEINLTRPNIGKFLIVSIIIAVLWYVAVAWSVGKTLPLLQAQDSTLATADAMTNAWNGKWAGTLLVIGGVLGILSSWNAFLIGGSRLLYAMGKTHMLPQFLCKLHPKYNTPVNAILLIGGLATLAPLFGRKMLVWIVDAGGFGIVIAYTCVALSFLVLRYREPDMVRPFRVPAGKLVGIITIILSLGMLALYLPGMPSALVPIEWWIFLGWTVLGGAMYGYASMKNPGKSKDIMDHELRELKTANQQWLKENPYKK, from the coding sequence ATGTCTGAATTAAAAAAGTCGCTAGGGGTGTTCGATATCATTGCACTGGCATTCGGTGCAATGGTCGGTTGGGGCTGGGTTGTACTGGCAGGTAGTTGGATCATCTCGGCAGGTATATGGGGCGCAATTAGCGCCTTTTTGATAGGCGGTCTGGTAGTTGTATTGATTGGTGTGACGTATGCTGAACTTGCGGCCTCTATGCCAATTACTGGCGGTGAGCATACTTATACTCACCGAGCACTAGGGGTCAATGTCTCCTTTATTTGCTCATGGAGTATTTTGTTCGGTTACTTTTCAGTCGTCGCGTTCGAGGCCGTGGCGCTTCCCACCGTCGTCGAATACATTATTCCCAATTATAGCCAAGGGTATCTTTGGAATATCGCTGGCTGGGACGTATATGCCACATGGGCCGCTGTTGGGATGCTTGGTTCAATCATTGTCACATGGCTAAATATACGCGGTATGGAGGTCAGTGCTTGGTTTCAAAAGCTGGCAGTCGTGGGTATTTTCTGTGTAGGTATATTACTGTTCGTTGGGGCATTGATGTTTAGTCCTGAAACCTCTAATACAGTACAAGCGCCTAACTTCATCGGTGGTATGGGTGGCATCATGACTGTGATGGTAATGGTACCGTTCTTATTCGTTGGCTTCGATGTTATTCCGCAAGCTGCAGAAGAAATCAATCTTACCCGTCCAAATATCGGAAAATTTTTGATTGTCTCTATTATTATCGCGGTGCTTTGGTACGTGGCTGTCGCTTGGAGTGTGGGTAAAACATTACCACTATTACAAGCGCAAGACTCAACATTGGCGACCGCTGATGCGATGACCAATGCTTGGAATGGTAAATGGGCGGGTACGTTGCTCGTTATTGGCGGTGTACTAGGTATTTTATCAAGCTGGAACGCGTTTCTTATCGGTGGTAGTCGTCTGTTATATGCTATGGGCAAAACACACATGTTGCCGCAGTTTTTGTGCAAGCTGCATCCTAAGTATAACACCCCAGTCAATGCGATCTTGTTGATTGGTGGTCTCGCGACACTCGCGCCATTGTTTGGTCGCAAAATGTTGGTATGGATTGTAGATGCTGGTGGGTTCGGTATTGTTATTGCTTATACTTGTGTGGCTCTTTCATTCTTAGTGCTGCGCTACCGTGAGCCTGATATGGTACGTCCGTTTAGAGTACCAGCAGGTAAGTTGGTTGGTATTATCACTATTATCTTAAGTCTCGGTATGTTGGCGCTTTACCTACCGGGCATGCCATCAGCCCTTGTTCCTATCGAGTGGTGGATATTCCTTGGTTGGACGGTTCTTGGCGGCGCAATGTATGGCTATGCATCAATGAAGAATCCTGGTAAGAGTAAAGATATTATGGATCATGAGCTGCGTGAGCTGAAAACGGCTAACCAGCAATGGTTAAAAGAAAATCCATATAAAAAGTAG
- a CDS encoding CaiB/BaiF CoA transferase family protein produces the protein MTDIANMPEGALHGIKVLDLSRVLAGPSCTQVLADLGAEVIKVERPHIGDETRHWAPPTFSDDTSAYYATINRNKKSLTVDITTAKGQDIIKQLIAESDILVENFKVGGLKKYGLDYDSLKQDNPRLIYASLTGFGQSGPDAKRPGYDYIIQGLSGLMSITGPSDGEPHKVGVAVVDLFAGLQLTIGIQAALLARQNTGVGQHVDVALLDSALAMLANVGMNHLASDKIPPRLGNQHPNIVPYQVFAGEGEQHFILACGNDSQFAKLCEVLAVDWHTDERFATNPQRVANRELLCGELTKHFAKQPRTYWLEVLDQAGIPCGAIHNVAEALAMPQAQAREMIVNFTEQGSPVRALGNPIKLSASPVSYRTPPPQLSEHTDSTLTDLGYDSEMIAKLKADGIV, from the coding sequence ATGACTGATATAGCTAATATGCCAGAGGGCGCATTGCATGGTATTAAGGTGCTTGATTTATCGAGAGTGCTGGCAGGGCCTTCTTGTACACAAGTACTTGCTGATCTTGGTGCCGAAGTCATCAAGGTTGAGCGTCCGCATATCGGTGATGAAACGCGTCATTGGGCACCGCCGACATTCAGCGATGATACCTCCGCTTATTACGCTACGATTAACCGCAATAAAAAATCACTGACGGTAGATATCACTACGGCTAAAGGACAAGACATCATTAAGCAGCTAATTGCTGAGAGTGATATTTTGGTCGAAAACTTTAAAGTCGGTGGTCTGAAAAAATACGGCTTGGATTATGACAGCTTAAAACAAGACAATCCGCGTCTGATTTATGCGTCATTGACAGGGTTTGGGCAGTCAGGTCCCGATGCCAAACGCCCTGGTTACGATTATATTATCCAAGGTCTGTCAGGTCTGATGAGTATCACGGGTCCAAGCGATGGCGAACCGCATAAAGTTGGCGTGGCAGTCGTCGATTTGTTTGCAGGTTTGCAGCTAACGATTGGTATTCAAGCGGCACTGCTGGCACGTCAAAATACGGGTGTTGGTCAACATGTCGATGTAGCGTTGCTCGACAGTGCGCTCGCCATGCTGGCCAATGTCGGTATGAATCATTTGGCATCCGATAAGATACCGCCAAGACTGGGCAATCAGCATCCTAATATCGTGCCGTATCAAGTATTTGCGGGCGAGGGCGAGCAGCATTTTATTTTAGCCTGTGGTAACGACAGTCAATTTGCCAAACTGTGTGAGGTGCTTGCAGTTGATTGGCATACCGATGAGCGCTTCGCGACCAATCCACAACGCGTTGCCAACCGCGAACTGCTGTGCGGTGAGTTGACTAAACATTTTGCCAAGCAGCCACGTACCTATTGGCTAGAGGTTTTAGATCAAGCAGGGATTCCATGCGGTGCGATTCATAATGTGGCTGAAGCCTTGGCCATGCCGCAAGCGCAAGCACGTGAGATGATCGTTAATTTCACCGAGCAAGGCAGTCCAGTACGCGCACTTGGTAACCCTATCAAGTTATCCGCATCACCAGTCAGCTATCGTACGCCGCCACCGCAGTTAAGCGAGCATACTGATAGTACGCTTACTGATTTGGGTTATGACAGTGAGATGATCGCTAAGCTAAAAGCCGATGGAATTGTTTAG
- a CDS encoding FMN-binding glutamate synthase family protein, producing the protein MPESRTNLNPEPKTSSPYFIGLLLRYSTFGAAILILLAGLLLVSWWLIVIGGLAVALGIYDLIQSKHAILSNYPVAGHIRYVLEDFRPEIRQYLLEDDKEQVPFSRQQRALVYQRAKNVSDTNAFGTLDNLYTHGKEWFLQSTISAPLENKDFRIMVGGERCQQPHDMSVFNISAMSFGSLSANAIMALNQGAKLGGFTHDTGEGAISPYHRKFGGDLIWELGTGYFGCRDNDGNFDPQSFAEKAVDPQVKMIEIKLSQGAKPGKGGVLPSSKITQEIADTRQVPTGQDCISPSSHTAFSTPRELVAFWQQLRDLSGGKPVGFKLCIGQPWQFMAIVKAMIETDNYPDFIVIDGAEGGTGAAPVEFMDNVGMPMVEGFLLVHNTLVGAGIRDKIKLGVSGKIVSGFDIARMIALGADWCNSARGFMFAVGCIQSRSCHTNTCPTGVATQDPYRQKALDVPSKAERVASFHENTLKSLASIVGAVGLQHPSQLQPYHIARRLDDGQIKLLSKFFYFADKGALLDHSARADVFNQMWVMANPDSFLANNDALIAYNKDSRDKGKETGAPTEQSAGYNSEHLTNITDGGRLIGNVNNTIRDFPPASD; encoded by the coding sequence ATGCCTGAATCTCGTACCAATCTAAACCCTGAACCCAAAACCAGCTCGCCGTATTTTATCGGATTATTACTTCGCTATAGCACGTTTGGCGCGGCGATTTTAATTCTGTTAGCGGGTTTATTATTGGTAAGTTGGTGGCTGATTGTTATCGGTGGTTTGGCCGTAGCGCTTGGTATTTATGATTTGATTCAGTCGAAGCACGCGATATTGAGCAACTACCCTGTCGCTGGACATATTCGCTATGTGTTGGAAGACTTTCGCCCTGAGATTCGCCAGTACTTGCTTGAGGACGATAAAGAACAAGTACCGTTTTCACGCCAGCAGCGCGCGCTAGTCTATCAGCGGGCTAAGAACGTCAGTGACACCAACGCTTTTGGTACGCTAGATAATTTATATACTCATGGTAAAGAATGGTTTTTGCAATCTACCATCAGTGCACCGTTAGAAAACAAAGACTTTCGTATTATGGTCGGCGGTGAGCGTTGTCAGCAGCCACACGATATGTCGGTATTCAATATCTCCGCGATGAGCTTTGGCAGTCTGTCAGCCAACGCCATCATGGCACTCAATCAAGGCGCGAAACTCGGCGGTTTCACCCATGACACGGGCGAAGGTGCGATCAGCCCTTACCATCGCAAATTCGGTGGTGATTTGATTTGGGAATTGGGTACGGGTTATTTTGGTTGCCGTGATAATGATGGTAACTTTGATCCACAGTCTTTCGCTGAAAAAGCCGTCGATCCTCAAGTTAAAATGATTGAAATCAAGCTTTCACAAGGTGCTAAGCCTGGTAAAGGTGGCGTCCTTCCCTCTAGCAAAATCACGCAAGAGATTGCCGACACGCGCCAAGTGCCTACGGGTCAAGACTGCATCTCTCCCTCTTCGCATACTGCATTTAGCACCCCACGCGAGTTGGTCGCCTTTTGGCAGCAGCTACGTGATTTATCAGGCGGCAAGCCAGTTGGCTTTAAGCTATGTATTGGTCAGCCATGGCAGTTTATGGCGATTGTCAAAGCCATGATAGAGACGGATAACTATCCTGATTTTATCGTTATCGATGGTGCAGAAGGCGGCACAGGTGCAGCGCCCGTCGAGTTTATGGACAATGTCGGCATGCCGATGGTCGAAGGGTTTTTGCTGGTACATAACACTTTAGTCGGTGCAGGCATTCGTGACAAAATTAAGCTTGGTGTTAGTGGAAAAATCGTATCAGGCTTTGATATTGCGCGCATGATTGCGCTAGGTGCCGATTGGTGTAACTCAGCACGTGGTTTCATGTTTGCCGTCGGCTGCATTCAGTCGCGCTCTTGTCATACCAACACTTGCCCGACGGGTGTGGCAACCCAAGATCCTTACCGTCAAAAGGCGCTCGACGTCCCTAGTAAGGCTGAGCGTGTTGCAAGTTTCCATGAAAACACGCTAAAATCGCTTGCCAGTATCGTAGGCGCGGTCGGTTTACAGCATCCTAGCCAATTACAGCCGTATCATATCGCACGCCGCTTAGACGATGGGCAAATTAAGCTGCTATCCAAATTCTTCTATTTTGCTGATAAAGGCGCACTACTCGATCATAGTGCCCGTGCCGATGTATTTAACCAGATGTGGGTCATGGCAAACCCTGATAGCTTCTTAGCCAATAATGATGCGCTCATTGCTTATAACAAAGACTCACGCGATAAGGGCAAAGAAACTGGCGCGCCAACCGAACAAAGCGCTGGGTATAATTCTGAGCATTTGACCAACATCACCGACGGTGGACGATTAATTGGTAATGTGAATAACACAATCCGCGACTTCCCGCCTGCTAGCGATTGA
- a CDS encoding phosphodiester glycosidase family protein, with protein MPSSIFTLSLSTIVLALGLSACQQTNPDAASSDTDSWSCQTGDTPFTYSVCRVDATALASERYSLQLFWQSSDNNEPLLTFDALLATLPNNESLSFAMNAGMYNAHYAPIGYTVIEGKELKSLNTKEGGGNFHLLPNGVMWWDKAGNVQITESNALNEQISSGDVQPWYATQSGPMLVINDDIHPQFNSDSSSIKLRNGAGVCRDGSIQLVNSDEPVTFYQFAELFKNELGCSNALFLDGGIASALYAPSIDKQDKKEMGVMIGLVENKQ; from the coding sequence ATGCCAAGTTCTATTTTTACCTTATCCCTATCAACGATAGTGCTCGCGCTAGGCCTGAGCGCCTGCCAGCAGACAAATCCTGATGCAGCTAGCAGCGACACCGATAGCTGGTCATGTCAGACTGGAGACACACCCTTTACTTATAGTGTTTGCCGTGTGGATGCTACCGCGTTAGCGAGCGAGCGTTATTCATTACAACTGTTTTGGCAATCCTCTGATAACAACGAGCCTCTGCTAACCTTTGATGCGTTATTGGCCACATTACCAAACAATGAGAGTCTCAGCTTTGCCATGAATGCAGGCATGTATAATGCACACTATGCGCCGATTGGCTATACAGTCATCGAAGGCAAAGAACTCAAATCGCTAAATACAAAAGAAGGTGGCGGTAATTTTCATCTATTACCTAATGGCGTTATGTGGTGGGACAAAGCTGGCAACGTGCAAATCACCGAAAGTAATGCGTTAAATGAGCAGATAAGCAGTGGTGATGTGCAGCCTTGGTATGCGACGCAATCGGGTCCTATGTTGGTCATCAATGACGATATACACCCACAGTTTAACTCTGATAGCAGCTCAATCAAACTGCGTAATGGTGCAGGCGTTTGCCGTGATGGCAGTATACAGCTCGTTAATAGCGATGAGCCTGTGACATTCTATCAGTTTGCAGAGCTATTTAAGAATGAGCTGGGTTGTTCAAACGCGCTGTTTTTAGACGGTGGTATTGCCTCGGCGTTGTATGCGCCTAGTATCGATAAGCAAGATAAAAAAGAGATGGGCGTGATGATTGGATTGGTTGAAAATAAACAATAA
- the gabT gene encoding 4-aminobutyrate--2-oxoglutarate transaminase: MTTNQSLLERRKAVLPTGLGVAFPIFAEKAKNSEIWDIEGKRYIDFVGGISVLNTGHSHPKITQRVHEQLDKFTHTAAQMINYECYVDLAEKLCEKAPISGDTKAFFLTTGAEAVENCIKIARAKTRRPGVISFVGGWHGRTMMCMSLTGKVLPYKKNFGPMPGPVFHALFPAEELNVTEAQALHSLDMIFQADIDPSEVAAMIIEPVQGEGGFHQVTPSFAKALREICDEHGIVLIFDEVQCGFARTGTLFAGEQLGVEPDLMTTAKSLAGGYPISAVVGRADIMDAPQVGGLGGTYSGNPLACVAALAVMEVIEEENLLERSVVIGDTIAAFLKGLNLSSIGHIRHKGAMLAFELIDSEGKPDAAAAANLKAKSFEQGLLLASCGMYGNAIRVMVPLTVEDEVLQEGLDIIKGILTA; encoded by the coding sequence ATGACTACCAATCAATCATTACTTGAGCGCCGCAAAGCTGTTTTACCAACAGGACTTGGGGTTGCCTTTCCTATCTTTGCAGAAAAAGCAAAGAACTCAGAAATCTGGGATATCGAAGGCAAGCGTTATATCGACTTTGTCGGTGGTATCTCAGTATTGAACACGGGTCATAGCCATCCAAAAATCACCCAACGTGTGCATGAGCAGCTAGACAAGTTTACGCACACTGCGGCGCAAATGATTAACTACGAATGCTATGTAGATTTGGCTGAAAAGCTATGCGAAAAAGCGCCTATCAGCGGCGATACTAAAGCGTTCTTTTTGACCACTGGTGCAGAAGCTGTTGAAAACTGCATCAAGATTGCTCGTGCTAAAACCCGTCGTCCAGGCGTGATCTCTTTTGTTGGTGGCTGGCATGGTCGTACCATGATGTGTATGAGCTTGACAGGCAAAGTATTGCCATACAAAAAGAACTTTGGCCCGATGCCAGGACCTGTGTTCCATGCGTTGTTCCCTGCAGAAGAGTTGAACGTAACAGAAGCGCAAGCGCTACATAGTCTTGACATGATCTTCCAAGCAGATATCGATCCTAGTGAAGTGGCTGCAATGATTATCGAGCCAGTCCAAGGTGAGGGTGGTTTCCATCAGGTAACGCCATCATTTGCCAAAGCGTTGCGCGAGATTTGTGATGAGCATGGCATCGTGCTTATTTTTGACGAAGTACAGTGTGGTTTTGCCAGAACCGGTACCTTATTTGCAGGTGAGCAGCTAGGTGTTGAGCCTGATTTGATGACGACTGCCAAGAGCTTGGCTGGCGGCTATCCTATATCAGCAGTGGTTGGTCGCGCTGATATCATGGATGCGCCGCAAGTCGGAGGCTTAGGCGGTACTTACTCTGGTAACCCACTGGCTTGTGTGGCAGCGCTTGCTGTAATGGAAGTGATCGAAGAAGAGAACTTACTTGAGCGTAGTGTGGTGATTGGTGATACCATCGCCGCGTTTTTGAAAGGCTTGAACCTAAGCAGTATCGGTCATATCCGTCATAAAGGCGCGATGCTAGCGTTTGAACTAATCGATAGCGAAGGCAAACCTGATGCAGCAGCAGCAGCCAATCTAAAAGCAAAATCATTTGAGCAAGGTTTGTTATTAGCGTCTTGTGGTATGTATGGCAATGCCATTCGTGTGATGGTGCCATTGACGGTCGAAGATGAGGTGCTACAAGAAGGCCTTGATATCATCAAAGGTATTCTAACGGCATGA
- a CDS encoding IclR family transcriptional regulator translates to MTKPLSTTIPLLERMHATMSQNKEENDRQFVTALGRGLIILAAFEHNERLTHQQLCQMTELPKATITRLIHTLTTLGFLRTSDYGQYQLGSSAVRLSAIAWSRHDMVAAAEPLLRQFASENEVSVNLATEVEGEMRYHACCRSPARLSVNLQVGSAVPVARTAIGRAFYTVSTQARQAIIINNLQENLSVEEFNHAQDALASSAEHYEKYGYTVSDGEFSTDILAVAVGVYDVATGQYTYSLNASVPSANWEADEYAAMIVPKLQALAERIGSGT, encoded by the coding sequence ATGACGAAACCCTTATCAACAACTATTCCACTACTCGAACGCATGCATGCAACAATGAGTCAAAATAAGGAAGAGAATGACCGACAGTTTGTGACGGCATTGGGACGGGGACTGATCATACTGGCGGCTTTTGAGCATAATGAGCGGCTCACCCATCAACAGCTATGTCAAATGACCGAACTACCAAAAGCAACCATTACTCGCCTTATCCATACTTTGACCACGCTTGGTTTTTTACGAACGAGTGATTATGGTCAGTATCAACTGGGCAGTAGTGCAGTACGCCTCAGTGCGATCGCATGGAGTCGCCATGATATGGTGGCAGCAGCTGAGCCTTTACTGCGACAATTTGCTAGTGAGAATGAAGTATCGGTGAATTTGGCAACCGAAGTCGAAGGAGAAATGCGCTATCACGCCTGCTGCCGTAGCCCTGCTCGCCTATCGGTCAATTTACAAGTTGGCTCCGCTGTACCCGTCGCACGCACGGCTATCGGACGTGCTTTTTATACGGTAAGTACGCAAGCGAGACAGGCGATCATCATTAATAATCTCCAAGAGAATTTATCTGTTGAGGAATTCAACCATGCACAAGATGCCCTAGCTAGCTCAGCAGAGCATTATGAAAAATACGGCTATACCGTGTCTGATGGAGAATTTTCTACTGACATATTAGCAGTCGCGGTTGGTGTATATGATGTCGCAACAGGGCAATACACGTATTCGCTCAATGCCAGTGTACCAAGTGCCAACTGGGAAGCGGATGAGTATGCTGCGATGATAGTGCCAAAATTGCAGGCGTTGGCAGAGCGGATTGGGAGTGGTACATAG